The Moraxella haemolytica genome window below encodes:
- the ykgO gene encoding type B 50S ribosomal protein L36, translating to MQVLSSLKSAKNRHEDCQVVRRRGRTFVICKSNPRFKAVQGGKKKK from the coding sequence ATGCAAGTGCTATCTTCACTAAAATCCGCCAAAAATCGCCACGAAGACTGCCAAGTCGTCCGTCGTCGTGGACGCACCTTTGTGATTTGCAAATCAAATCCTCGCTTTAAAGCCGTGCAAGGTGGCAAAAAGAAAAAATAA
- a CDS encoding YhdT family protein — MPQHTPSPTHQLNREAKWSVYLTLLYLIGWVVFGYFMPDGIGFLGFPLWFELSCIVLPILFVLISLAVLKTVYKEMDLEGHDKLNDDNDLGGHV; from the coding sequence ATGCCACAGCACACACCCTCCCCAACCCACCAGCTAAACCGTGAAGCCAAATGGTCAGTTTATCTCACCCTTTTATATCTTATTGGGTGGGTTGTTTTTGGCTATTTCATGCCTGATGGCATAGGATTTTTAGGTTTTCCATTATGGTTTGAGCTAAGCTGTATTGTCCTACCCATCTTATTTGTCTTGATTAGCCTTGCTGTCTTAAAGACAGTATATAAAGAGATGGATTTGGAAGGTCATGACAAACTCAATGATGATAATGATTTAGGGGGTCATGTATGA
- a CDS encoding tRNA dihydrouridine synthase: protein MNTFSHLFTHPVRLLAPMEGLTDPLMRRILTDIATRLGTPYDWSVSEFIRVTHYPLPAHVFYKYVPELHTDGKTASGTPIHVQLLGNNPDTMSQSAATAISLGAHAIDLNFGCPAKTVNNHKGGAVLLDEPESIHRIIHAVRHSTPSFTPVSAKIRLGYTDTSKMKEIGDAVRSAGASWLTIHARTKTQGYKPPAYWELIEPFTTLDLPIIANGEIWTADDAHRCMIRSNTPHLMLGRGAVTRPDLIAQIHNQNIELSWQALVDAQIEFLDDDTDNQSGLIGRYKQWLGMLTKGYLEAETLWHTIKRLKNKDTIIDALTTSRNTSD from the coding sequence CACTCATGCGGCGGATATTAACTGACATCGCCACACGACTTGGCACACCCTATGACTGGTCTGTCAGTGAGTTCATTCGGGTAACGCATTATCCTTTGCCTGCTCATGTGTTCTACAAATATGTGCCAGAGTTACACACCGATGGAAAAACAGCAAGTGGCACACCCATTCATGTACAGCTACTGGGCAACAACCCTGACACCATGAGCCAAAGTGCTGCCACCGCCATCTCACTTGGGGCACACGCCATTGACCTGAATTTTGGCTGTCCTGCCAAGACAGTCAATAACCACAAAGGCGGTGCGGTGCTACTAGATGAGCCAGAGAGTATTCATCGCATCATCCATGCTGTACGCCACAGCACGCCTTCCTTTACGCCTGTTTCTGCCAAGATTCGGCTAGGCTATACCGACACCTCCAAGATGAAAGAAATTGGCGACGCCGTCCGCAGTGCTGGTGCCAGCTGGCTAACCATTCATGCCCGCACCAAAACACAAGGATATAAACCACCTGCCTATTGGGAGCTTATTGAACCTTTTACCACTTTAGACTTACCCATCATCGCCAACGGTGAGATTTGGACAGCAGATGATGCTCACCGCTGTATGATTCGCTCTAATACACCCCATCTTATGCTTGGTCGTGGTGCGGTTACTCGTCCTGATTTGATTGCCCAGATTCATAATCAAAACATTGAACTAAGCTGGCAGGCACTCGTTGACGCTCAAATTGAATTTTTAGATGACGACACAGACAATCAATCAGGCTTAATTGGTCGCTATAAGCAATGGCTTGGCATGCTCACCAAAGGCTATCTTGAAGCAGAAACGCTGTGGCACACCATCAAACGCCTAAAAAATAAAGACACCATCATTGACGCTCTAACAACAAGTCGCAATACATCTGACTGA
- the panF gene encoding sodium/pantothenate symporter encodes MNINIHILIPFGLYLFFVFAVAWHAYQKRLSGEFLSEYYVGSRSMGGFVLAMTTVATYISASSFIGGPGAAYKYGLGWVLLSMIQVPAIWLTLGTLGKKFAILARKTGSITINDLLYARYQNKVVVWLACLSLLLAFFGMMVVQFIGAGRLLEATLGLPYELSIGVFAFVIGLYTFIGGFRAVVLTDTVQGLVMMIGTVLLLGGTVMATGGIDSAMTTLHSIDPRLLMPTGVDDKLSATFMLSFWVLVCFGLIGLPHTAIRAMAYKDSRSLHRGILVGTMVMGVLVLGMHLAGVLARAVIPELDVPDKVIPTLMMTVLPPFVAGVFLAAPMAAIMSSIDSMLIQSSSTLIKDLYLSIRPKAVQHEAKIKRYSTFLTLIFTVILAAVAMFNPPDMLIWLNLLSFGGLEATFLWVLVFGLYYKKANAIGAIASMLSGLTCYIIFAYFKISFWDLHAVVPALIIGLVAFLVGNKLGE; translated from the coding sequence ATGAACATCAACATTCATATTCTGATACCTTTTGGTCTGTATTTGTTTTTTGTCTTTGCGGTGGCGTGGCACGCTTATCAAAAACGCTTATCAGGCGAATTTTTGAGTGAGTACTATGTTGGCTCTCGCTCTATGGGTGGTTTCGTACTGGCGATGACGACAGTGGCGACTTACATCTCGGCAAGCTCATTCATTGGAGGACCTGGTGCAGCATATAAATATGGTCTAGGCTGGGTGCTACTATCTATGATACAAGTCCCAGCGATATGGCTAACTCTTGGCACGCTAGGCAAAAAATTTGCCATCTTGGCTCGCAAGACAGGCAGTATCACGATTAACGACCTGCTCTATGCTCGCTACCAAAACAAAGTTGTGGTATGGCTGGCTTGCCTATCCTTATTGCTTGCATTCTTTGGCATGATGGTGGTACAGTTTATTGGTGCAGGTCGTCTCTTGGAAGCCACACTAGGACTACCTTATGAACTATCCATTGGTGTGTTCGCCTTCGTGATTGGGCTTTATACCTTTATTGGTGGATTTAGAGCGGTGGTCTTAACTGACACCGTGCAAGGTCTGGTGATGATGATTGGTACGGTGCTGCTGCTGGGTGGTACAGTGATGGCAACAGGCGGTATTGATAGTGCCATGACAACCTTACATAGCATTGACCCACGCCTGCTTATGCCCACAGGCGTTGATGATAAACTATCAGCGACCTTTATGCTCTCGTTTTGGGTGCTTGTGTGTTTTGGTTTGATTGGGCTACCTCACACCGCCATTCGTGCAATGGCATATAAGGACAGTCGCTCGCTCCATCGTGGGATATTGGTTGGCACGATGGTCATGGGTGTACTGGTCTTAGGTATGCACCTAGCAGGGGTGTTGGCTCGGGCTGTCATACCAGAGCTTGATGTACCTGACAAGGTCATTCCAACTCTCATGATGACGGTATTACCACCCTTTGTGGCAGGGGTGTTTTTAGCAGCCCCCATGGCAGCAATCATGTCATCAATTGACTCCATGCTGATTCAGTCATCAAGCACACTCATCAAGGATTTATACTTATCTATCAGACCTAAAGCGGTGCAACATGAAGCGAAAATCAAACGCTATTCCACTTTTCTGACGCTCATCTTTACCGTGATTTTGGCAGCTGTCGCCATGTTCAATCCGCCCGATATGCTCATTTGGCTAAATCTTTTATCCTTTGGTGGGCTTGAAGCAACTTTCTTGTGGGTGTTGGTTTTTGGGTTGTATTACAAAAAAGCCAATGCCATAGGAGCTATTGCCTCCATGCTATCAGGGCTGACCTGCTACATTATCTTTGCTTATTTTAAAATCAG
- a CDS encoding nitroreductase family protein — MSLHDILTYRRSVRDYLPVDIDDAMVKHCLELATLAPTSSNMQLYEFYHITDKAMLGQIAKACLSQGAATTANQLVVFVIRPDLHRVRAKTVFDFEKQNIQNYSPVDKVASRIKRFDTYYNRLMPLLYNQSRFIPKAREALARTVGKFRPIQSEISFDDMRIVMHKSCGLVAQTFMLAMSEKGLDTCPMEGFDGRVIKELLNLPKSSEINMVVSCGVRSDKGVWGDRFRVPFAEVYHKI; from the coding sequence ATGAGTCTGCATGATATTTTGACATATCGCCGTTCTGTTCGTGATTATTTGCCTGTGGATATTGACGATGCGATGGTTAAGCATTGCCTTGAGCTTGCCACCTTAGCACCCACCAGTTCAAATATGCAGTTGTATGAGTTTTATCACATTACAGATAAAGCCATGCTCGGTCAAATTGCCAAAGCCTGCTTATCACAAGGAGCAGCAACCACCGCCAATCAATTGGTGGTTTTTGTTATTCGTCCTGATTTGCACCGAGTACGAGCTAAGACGGTGTTTGATTTTGAAAAACAAAATATTCAAAACTACAGCCCTGTCGATAAAGTCGCCTCTAGGATTAAGCGGTTTGATACTTATTATAATCGCTTGATGCCACTGTTGTACAACCAAAGCCGATTTATCCCAAAAGCTCGTGAGGCGCTGGCTCGTACGGTTGGTAAGTTTCGCCCCATTCAGTCGGAAATCTCGTTTGATGATATGCGTATCGTCATGCACAAAAGCTGTGGTCTTGTTGCTCAGACTTTCATGCTGGCGATGAGCGAGAAGGGCTTGGATACTTGTCCGATGGAAGGCTTTGATGGTCGTGTGATTAAGGAGCTACTAAACCTACCAAAAAGTAGCGAGATTAACATGGTGGTTTCTTGTGGTGTGCGGAGCGATAAGGGCGTTTGGGGAGATAGGTTTCGTGTGCCATTTGCTGAAGTTTATCACAAGATTTAG